The Mesorhizobium loti genome includes a region encoding these proteins:
- a CDS encoding ABC transporter permease, translating to MRRIVRIASWLYAIAVYGFIFLPVVVLVLFSLQSTSFPIPPFTGPSLRWYEAVLSDVRLTSALVNSLLVASISSLAAVTLGFLSAWGFARFVLPGSGLLRGLITLPLTVSYLIIGMGLLVLFNWAGVPKSLLAAGIGHVVINLPLCFAIIYSQMGDHQINIERAARDLGAPEWKVLLLITVPVMAPAIFAGFFLSMTFSWDEFVISFLLTRFDTTLPVEIWNLLRSGLNPKTNAVGSLVFAVSIVLVVFFELTLLRRKPA from the coding sequence ATGCGCAGGATCGTCCGCATCGCCTCCTGGCTCTACGCGATCGCCGTCTACGGCTTCATCTTCCTGCCGGTGGTCGTGCTGGTGCTGTTCTCCCTACAGTCTACCTCCTTCCCGATTCCGCCTTTCACCGGCCCGTCGCTGCGCTGGTACGAAGCGGTTCTGTCCGACGTCAGACTGACCTCGGCGCTGGTCAATTCGCTGCTGGTCGCGTCCATCTCGTCGCTCGCCGCCGTCACGCTCGGCTTCCTCTCCGCCTGGGGTTTTGCGCGCTTCGTCCTGCCGGGCTCGGGCTTGCTGCGCGGGCTGATCACGCTGCCGCTGACGGTCAGCTATCTCATCATCGGCATGGGGCTGCTGGTGCTGTTCAACTGGGCCGGCGTGCCAAAATCGCTGCTCGCCGCCGGCATCGGCCATGTCGTGATCAACCTGCCGCTGTGCTTTGCCATCATCTACAGCCAGATGGGCGACCACCAGATCAACATCGAGCGCGCCGCGCGCGACCTCGGCGCCCCGGAATGGAAGGTGCTGCTGTTGATCACCGTGCCGGTCATGGCGCCTGCCATCTTCGCCGGTTTCTTCCTGTCGATGACCTTTTCCTGGGACGAGTTCGTGATCTCCTTCCTGCTCACCCGCTTCGACACCACGCTGCCGGTTGAGATCTGGAACCTGCTGCGTTCCGGCCTCAACCCGAAGACCAACGCCGTCGGCTCGCTGGTCTTCGCCGTCTCCATCGTGCTGGTGGTGTTTTTTGAACTGACATTGCTGCGGAGAAAGCCGGCATGA
- a CDS encoding SOS response-associated peptidase, whose product MCNLYNITTSQDAIREWTRALRDIMGNLEPSVDVYPNMPGPVVRNAPDGERELARLLWGMPTPIERVKGKADYGMTNIRNPQYAHWQQYVGVNNRCVVPVTSFAEPSPTPNDKDPETGIQRNYWFARPDRSPFFFAGMWTPWHGVRRVKDGPGDFELYGFMTTKPNALIAPIHEKAMPVILTTADEVDAWLTAPWSEARHMQRTAPDDALVIVEKPATQIKFPQQAPAQGSLF is encoded by the coding sequence ATGTGCAATCTTTACAACATCACCACCAGCCAAGACGCCATCCGCGAATGGACGCGCGCTTTGCGGGACATCATGGGCAACCTTGAACCTTCCGTTGATGTCTACCCGAATATGCCGGGACCAGTTGTGCGCAACGCACCGGACGGCGAGCGCGAGCTAGCGAGGCTGCTTTGGGGAATGCCCACGCCGATAGAACGAGTGAAGGGCAAAGCCGACTATGGCATGACCAACATTCGCAACCCGCAATATGCTCATTGGCAGCAATATGTTGGCGTGAACAATCGTTGTGTCGTGCCAGTGACAAGCTTCGCGGAGCCTAGTCCAACACCCAACGACAAAGACCCGGAGACGGGCATACAGCGCAATTATTGGTTTGCCCGTCCCGACAGATCGCCCTTCTTCTTCGCCGGCATGTGGACGCCGTGGCACGGTGTTCGCCGGGTCAAAGACGGTCCCGGCGACTTCGAACTCTACGGCTTCATGACGACCAAGCCGAACGCGCTGATTGCACCAATCCATGAAAAGGCAATGCCGGTGATCCTGACCACAGCGGACGAAGTGGATGCCTGGCTAACCGCACCGTGGTCCGAAGCACGGCATATGCAACGGACTGCCCCGGATGATGCCTTGGTGATAGTTGAGAAGCCAGCAACGCAGATCAAGTTTCCGCAGCAAGCGCCGGCCCAAGGATCGCTGTTCTAG
- a CDS encoding DUF2569 family protein yields the protein MGAFSIWHWAIVLLLIGVPVFFAVRSAAKPSRNPEALVGFGGWLMLLAIGQTLSPLRTLADFANSADGYQQLMTLSNGPLAVYGELALNLAFLALQLVVLVSMLRRSHRFPQLFLLQWLAIPVVFVLDTIWVASVLGVPVSLVLAGDALVAPIASFVLTGLWVAYVYNSVRVRNTFTRVGASAQVASAS from the coding sequence ATGGGGGCGTTTTCCATCTGGCATTGGGCGATTGTGCTGCTGTTGATCGGCGTGCCTGTTTTCTTTGCTGTTCGATCAGCCGCGAAGCCGTCACGCAATCCTGAGGCTCTTGTGGGCTTCGGCGGCTGGCTGATGCTGCTGGCGATCGGTCAGACATTGTCACCGCTGCGCACACTCGCCGACTTCGCCAATTCGGCGGACGGCTACCAGCAACTCATGACCCTCTCGAATGGGCCGCTGGCGGTGTATGGCGAGCTTGCTCTCAATCTGGCATTTCTGGCGCTTCAGCTGGTTGTGCTCGTTTCGATGCTGCGGCGAAGCCACCGTTTTCCGCAATTGTTTCTGCTCCAGTGGCTCGCCATCCCTGTCGTTTTCGTGCTGGACACGATCTGGGTTGCGTCAGTTCTGGGCGTTCCGGTGAGCCTGGTGCTCGCAGGCGATGCGCTGGTGGCGCCCATAGCCTCGTTTGTGCTGACAGGACTCTGGGTTGCCTACGTCTACAACTCGGTCAGGGTGCGGAACACGTTCACCAGGGTTGGGGCATCCGCCCAGGTTGCGAGCGCGTCGTAG
- a CDS encoding ABC transporter ATP-binding protein, producing MSAPLVDISSVSHRFGQHTVLKDVSLQIEPGSYTILLGPSGSGKTTLLSILGGFVTPSEGKVFIRGEDCTSVPPAKRPTTTVFQDYALFPHMSVGSNVGFGLRMQGVDGVTRAAKAREALALVGLASAFDKKPHQLSGGQRQRVALARALVIEPAVLLLDEPLGALDLKLRRQMQDELKAIQKRVGTAFIHVTHDQEEAMALADHCVVMNDGRIEDEGPPERVYARPATRFSATFMGESTILAGTVTEAKDRTSIVATPVGPVSLPGALPVGSTVALAIRPEHLVFGMAAGAVKLGTAGVSDVVFQGSFKRVLAVSVEDPSMHFIARLPATATVQPGDTVAISCDTDQIILLTD from the coding sequence ATGAGCGCGCCCCTCGTCGACATCAGCAGTGTCTCGCATCGCTTCGGCCAGCACACCGTGCTGAAGGATGTCTCGCTGCAGATCGAGCCCGGCAGCTATACGATCCTGCTCGGGCCCTCGGGCTCCGGCAAGACGACGCTGCTCTCCATTCTGGGCGGCTTCGTCACGCCCAGCGAAGGCAAGGTGTTCATCCGCGGCGAGGACTGCACTTCGGTGCCGCCGGCGAAGCGCCCGACGACCACGGTATTCCAGGACTATGCGCTGTTTCCGCATATGAGCGTCGGCAGCAATGTCGGCTTCGGCCTGCGCATGCAGGGCGTCGATGGCGTTACCCGAGCTGCAAAGGCGCGCGAGGCGCTGGCGCTGGTTGGACTGGCCTCCGCCTTCGACAAGAAGCCGCACCAGCTCTCCGGCGGCCAACGGCAGCGCGTGGCGCTGGCGCGTGCGCTGGTGATCGAACCGGCGGTGCTTTTGCTCGACGAGCCGCTCGGCGCGCTCGACCTGAAGCTGCGCCGGCAGATGCAGGATGAATTGAAGGCGATCCAGAAGCGCGTCGGCACCGCCTTCATCCATGTCACGCACGACCAGGAAGAGGCGATGGCGCTGGCCGACCATTGCGTGGTGATGAATGACGGGCGCATCGAGGACGAAGGTCCGCCCGAGCGCGTCTATGCGCGGCCGGCGACGCGCTTTTCCGCCACCTTCATGGGCGAAAGCACGATCCTCGCCGGCACGGTTACGGAGGCGAAGGACAGGACAAGCATTGTCGCGACGCCGGTTGGGCCGGTTTCGCTGCCGGGTGCCTTGCCGGTGGGCTCCACCGTTGCGCTGGCCATACGGCCGGAGCATCTTGTCTTCGGCATGGCCGCGGGCGCCGTCAAGCTCGGCACGGCTGGGGTGAGCGACGTCGTTTTCCAGGGCAGCTTCAAGCGCGTGCTTGCGGTTTCCGTCGAGGATCCTTCGATGCACTTCATCGCCAGGCTGCCGGCGACGGCGACCGTCCAGCCGGGCGACACGGTCGCGATTTCCTGCGATACCGACCAGATCATCCTGCTGACGGATTGA
- a CDS encoding spermidine/putrescine ABC transporter substrate-binding protein — translation MSAISASRNPLSILKSHLHAACAATALLLGAGSAAQAADLNALIWCDHADPALLQPFEEANGVKVNVKEFEGTGAGLAIVEQSQPGDWDVMVIDSIDVPRGVEKGLFEPLPEDKLPLADLFPQVKMDGSTVVGGKRYGITEKFGYNTIGYNKTKVDPADMQSMAALTGDKYKGKVAIYDYYLPVIGMAALAIGKRTADLTEADLPALKDELLKMKANAKLVGEVTASQTALATGEVDILVGGGEWVTAGLAKENPALDFSIPKEGAVLWSQSLAMFKDSKNKDMALKFIQYIMSPEGQARLATSSCYWGMPANTKAALTDDQKKVLRFDEQPGFLARAQAYPAPNADLDKKMQDMWTEMLQAK, via the coding sequence ATGTCCGCAATATCCGCATCCAGGAATCCGCTTTCCATTCTCAAAAGCCATCTGCATGCGGCGTGCGCCGCCACGGCGCTGCTGCTCGGGGCCGGCAGCGCTGCCCAGGCCGCCGACCTCAACGCGCTGATCTGGTGCGACCATGCCGATCCGGCGCTGCTGCAGCCGTTCGAGGAGGCCAATGGCGTCAAGGTCAACGTCAAGGAGTTCGAGGGCACCGGCGCAGGCCTCGCCATCGTCGAACAGTCGCAGCCCGGCGACTGGGACGTGATGGTGATCGACTCGATCGACGTGCCGCGCGGTGTCGAAAAGGGCCTGTTCGAGCCATTGCCGGAAGACAAACTGCCACTGGCCGACCTGTTCCCGCAGGTAAAGATGGACGGCTCCACCGTGGTCGGCGGCAAGCGCTACGGCATCACCGAAAAGTTCGGCTACAACACGATCGGCTACAACAAGACCAAGGTCGATCCGGCCGACATGCAGTCGATGGCGGCGCTGACCGGCGACAAGTACAAGGGCAAGGTTGCCATCTACGACTACTACCTGCCGGTCATCGGCATGGCCGCACTCGCCATCGGCAAGAGGACGGCCGATCTCACCGAAGCCGATCTTCCCGCCCTCAAGGACGAGCTTCTCAAGATGAAGGCCAATGCCAAGCTGGTCGGCGAAGTGACCGCCAGCCAGACGGCGCTGGCGACCGGCGAAGTCGACATCCTGGTCGGCGGCGGCGAATGGGTGACGGCGGGGCTGGCCAAGGAGAACCCGGCGCTCGACTTCTCCATTCCCAAGGAGGGTGCGGTGCTGTGGTCGCAGTCGCTGGCCATGTTCAAGGACTCCAAAAACAAGGACATGGCGCTGAAATTCATCCAGTACATTATGAGCCCGGAGGGCCAGGCGCGCCTTGCCACCTCGTCCTGCTACTGGGGCATGCCGGCCAACACCAAGGCAGCACTCACCGACGACCAGAAGAAGGTCCTGCGCTTCGACGAGCAGCCGGGCTTCCTCGCGCGCGCCCAGGCCTATCCGGCGCCGAACGCCGATCTCGACAAGAAGATGCAGGACATGTGGACCGAAATGCTGCAAGCGAAATGA
- a CDS encoding ABC transporter permease gives MSTSANTPLPRAALPWALVTPALGWTLLFFVLPFIAMGFSSLTAHEGGGLTASNYSQFFTNPSYWQAMVNSLQVTAIVTAISVLLAYPFAWILAEQVPERWQRLALMLAVLPFWTSYVVRSYSWLLVLAQNGVVNRALTGSGLISEPLQLANTRFATVTGFVHFFVMLLTLTIFANLKQLSPSYRKAAADLGAGPVRTFLHVVLPLTLPGIMVGAFLTFVLCIGDYITPQILGGNNELLMPQLVMMQIGRRGDFPLASALSIILMAVVTIAYLACARWLKIERA, from the coding sequence ATGAGCACTTCGGCAAACACCCCCCTGCCCCGGGCGGCCCTGCCCTGGGCGCTGGTCACGCCGGCGCTCGGCTGGACGCTGCTGTTCTTCGTGCTGCCCTTCATCGCCATGGGGTTTTCCAGCCTGACGGCGCATGAGGGCGGCGGCCTCACGGCGTCCAACTACAGCCAGTTCTTCACCAACCCTTCCTACTGGCAGGCGATGGTGAATTCGCTGCAAGTAACGGCGATCGTCACCGCGATCTCGGTGCTGCTCGCCTATCCCTTTGCCTGGATCCTGGCCGAACAGGTGCCGGAGCGCTGGCAGCGGCTGGCACTGATGCTGGCGGTGCTGCCGTTCTGGACATCCTATGTCGTGCGCTCCTACTCCTGGCTGTTGGTGCTGGCGCAGAACGGCGTCGTCAACCGGGCGCTGACCGGCTCCGGCCTCATCAGCGAGCCGCTGCAGCTCGCCAACACACGTTTCGCCACCGTCACCGGCTTCGTGCATTTCTTCGTCATGCTGTTGACGCTGACGATCTTCGCCAACCTCAAACAACTCAGCCCGAGCTACCGCAAGGCAGCCGCCGATCTCGGCGCCGGACCGGTGCGCACCTTCCTGCATGTCGTGCTGCCGCTGACCTTGCCCGGCATCATGGTCGGCGCCTTCCTCACCTTCGTGCTGTGCATCGGCGATTACATCACGCCGCAGATCCTGGGCGGTAACAACGAGCTGCTGATGCCGCAGCTGGTGATGATGCAGATCGGCCGGCGCGGCGATTTTCCGCTGGCCTCGGCGCTGTCGATCATCCTGATGGCGGTGGTCACCATCGCCTACCTCGCCTGCGCCCGCTGGCTGAAGATCGAGCGGGCCTGA
- a CDS encoding TetR/AcrR family transcriptional regulator: MSGLRARQKADRHRRIIEAAAELFREAGYEGAKIEAIAAQAEVSVGTIYNYYENKGDILGAIVSLEVNEVLNAGQGVVAKPPANVGDALDTLIGIYIEHSLHYLSKEMWRQAMAISTQLPDSPFGQAYTALDRALTEQIRALIARLQALGLVRQDIDGAALGELIFNNMNMMFIEFVKRDAAKIAELRAAIRRQNRILVAAIAV; encoded by the coding sequence ATGAGCGGATTGCGGGCAAGGCAAAAGGCGGACCGGCACCGGCGCATCATCGAGGCGGCGGCGGAACTGTTTCGCGAGGCCGGCTATGAAGGCGCCAAGATCGAGGCGATCGCCGCGCAAGCCGAGGTCTCGGTCGGCACCATCTACAATTACTATGAGAACAAGGGCGACATCCTCGGCGCCATCGTCTCGCTGGAGGTCAACGAGGTGCTCAATGCCGGGCAAGGCGTCGTCGCCAAGCCGCCGGCCAATGTCGGCGACGCGCTGGACACGCTGATCGGCATCTATATCGAGCACTCGCTGCACTATCTCAGCAAGGAGATGTGGCGGCAGGCGATGGCAATCTCGACGCAACTGCCCGACAGCCCGTTCGGCCAGGCCTACACCGCGCTCGACCGCGCGCTGACCGAACAGATCCGCGCCCTGATCGCGAGGCTGCAGGCGCTCGGCCTGGTGCGCCAGGACATCGACGGCGCAGCACTCGGCGAACTGATCTTCAACAACATGAACATGATGTTCATCGAGTTCGTGAAGCGCGACGCGGCGAAGATTGCCGAACTGCGCGCGGCGATACGGAGGCAGAACCGGATTCTGGTGGCGGCGATTGCGGTGTGA
- a CDS encoding MBL fold metallo-hydrolase, with the protein MATLPLIEAPDWYETIRMSDGVTLIHEPWIKPFFRCNMWHVRGRDRDLLFDTGLGHFSLRRHVPLVSERKLTCVASHTHFDHIGCHHEFPDRCVHPAEAEILADPRNEWTFAGSYTAEEMFDRQPDGWDDARYSILPAPADRLLEHGDVVDLGDRAFEVIHTPGHSPGGIALYENRTGILLSGDIIYDGPLIDDVYHSDILDYMATLLRLRDLDVSVVHGGHFPSFGKVRYRQLVDEYLEQKRQAGCHLRQGV; encoded by the coding sequence ATGGCAACACTTCCGCTCATCGAGGCACCAGACTGGTACGAGACCATCCGCATGAGCGATGGCGTGACCTTGATCCACGAGCCATGGATAAAGCCGTTCTTCCGCTGCAACATGTGGCATGTGCGCGGCCGCGACCGCGACCTTCTGTTCGACACCGGGCTTGGTCATTTCAGCCTCAGGCGCCACGTACCGCTGGTGAGCGAGCGCAAGCTGACCTGCGTCGCCAGCCACACGCATTTCGACCATATCGGCTGCCACCACGAATTTCCCGACCGCTGCGTGCACCCGGCCGAGGCTGAGATCCTCGCCGATCCGCGCAACGAGTGGACGTTTGCCGGCAGCTATACCGCCGAGGAGATGTTCGATCGCCAGCCGGACGGCTGGGACGATGCGCGCTACAGCATCCTGCCGGCGCCCGCCGACCGCCTGCTTGAGCATGGTGATGTCGTCGATCTCGGCGACCGTGCCTTCGAGGTGATCCACACGCCCGGCCATTCACCCGGCGGCATCGCGCTCTACGAAAACAGGACGGGCATCCTGTTATCCGGCGACATCATCTATGACGGCCCACTGATCGACGATGTCTACCACTCGGACATATTAGACTACATGGCAACGCTGCTGCGCCTGCGGGACCTCGATGTCTCGGTCGTGCATGGCGGCCATTTTCCGAGTTTCGGCAAGGTGCGCTACCGCCAGCTTGTCGACGAGTATCTGGAACAGAAGCGGCAAGCCGGCTGCCATCTGCGGCAGGGCGTCTAA